The Paenibacillus pabuli DNA segment CATTTTCTAAGGCACGTCTGGCAGGTGCAGACAATAAGGCCAGAAATCCTTCTTTCGGCTTACGTTCAGATTCGCAGATCGGACAAGTTGGGCAGTCACTTTTTTTGTAATACGAATGTCCATGTTCACATGTTCTTCGTGTTCCTTTGTCGTTTGACATTTGGGATCTCTCCTTTCGAGTTACATACTCATCCAATTCTCAACCTCTGGGATTATACGTTCATATCGTTTTAACAAGCCTTTACCGTTTAACATGAACAAATTTCTCCAACCACTCTTTTGCCTCTTGCAGCATCCCCAACGTTATTTGATGATTTACGCCTGCATACTCAATGAATTTAAGTGATGTGTGATTATCCTTTACAG contains these protein-coding regions:
- a CDS encoding RNA polymerase alpha subunit C-terminal domain-containing protein yields the protein MSNDKGTRRTCEHGHSYYKKSDCPTCPICESERKPKEGFLALLSAPARRALENEGITTLAILSRYTEKEILKLHGIGPSAIPKLRQALEEEGLSFAR